Part of the Halostella litorea genome is shown below.
GTCGATCTTCGTCGCCACGAACACGTCCTCGCGGTCGACGTCGGCGCGGGCGATCCCCTCGCCGACGGCCGCCTCGTTGCCGTACATCTCGGCGGTGTCGACGTGGCGGTACCCCGCGTCCAGCGCCGTCGCGACGCTCTCGGCGCAGACTTCCGGGTCCGAGTTCTCGTACGTCCCGATGCCGACATCCGGGATCCGGTCGGTCATGTACGACCGTTCTTCTGTGGGGCACAAGACGGTTTCCGGGCGCGCGTTTTCGTAACCGAACCGACACGGGTTCGGTCGAGTGTCAGTATTTCTACGGAAATCCCGTTCAGCGTGCCCTTTAGTGGGTGTGTCCGTAAGTGAGGAACACGATGGAACGCGACACCCACGTCGTGGCGATCTGCGGTAGTCGCCGCGACGAGAGCCGGACGCGGGTCGCCCTCCGCGCGGCGCTCGACGCCGCGGCCGGGACCGGCGCGACGACGGAACTCGTCGACCTCCGGGAGTACGACCTGCCGCCGCTGGACCCCGACGCGCCCACCCCCGCCGACGCCGAGGCCCTCGCGCGGATCGTTGCGGACGCCGACGCCGTGTTGCTCGGCACGCCCAACTACCACGGCTCGTACGCCGGCCACCTGAAGAACGCGCTGGACCACCTCGGCCGCGACGAGTTCGGGGGCAAACTCGTCGGCCTGCTGGAAGTCGCGGGCGGGAGCTACCCCAAGCCCGCGCTGGCGCACCTCCGGGCGGTCTGCCGGACGCTGAACGCCTGGACCCACCCGCTGGAGGTCGGCATCCCGAACGCCTCCTCGACGGTCGGAACCGACGGAATCGACGACGACGGCGTCGCGGACCGCGTCCGCGAACTCGGGCGGGAACTGGCCGAGTACGCCGGCGTCGAGGAGTATCCCGAACTGGCCGCCCGACAGGGCAGTCCGATCGCGGGCGCGCCCGGGGAGTAAAAAGGGACGTCGACCGTTCCTACGACGCCGTGCTGACGATCTTGATCACGTCGCCCTCCTCCAGTTCGTACCCCTCGCCGACCTCGCGGTCCGTCCGGCCGTTGACCGCGTGAAGGTAGCCGTCGCCGATGTCGCTGTGGACGGCGTAGGCCAGGTCGACCGGCGTCGACCCGGGGGGGAGCAGGAACGCGTCGGGGAGCACGTCGCCCGAGGCATCGGTCCACTTCGAGGCGTCCTGCACGGGGAAGGCGGTGACGCGGTCGAGCAGGCCGTAGACGGCCTCGTCGAGCGCGGCCTGGACGCCGGTGCCGCCGTGCTCGGCCATCGTCCCGCGCAGGCCCGTCAGCGCGTCGCGCTGCTGGTCGCTGACGTCGCCGACTATCTCGAAGTCGGGGTCGCCGGGGTCGTAGTCGACGACGCCCGCGTCGGCCGCGTTCCGGAGCGCGAGTTCGCCCTCGGCGGTCGTCGGGATGACGGGCTTGTCCAGGTCGAGCAGGCGCTCGACGTTCTCCTCGGGGGCGACGTCTATCTTGTTCGCGGCGACGACGATGGGCTTGGTGCGTCGGCGCACGTCGCGGGCCAGTTCCTCGCGGTGCTCGTCGGTCCACTGCTGGGGGTCCTCGGGGTACTCAAGCGAGCGGAGGCTGGCGGCCACGTCGGCCTCGGTCGCACCGAAGCCGGTGAGCATCTCCGCGAGCGCCTCGTCGATGTCGAAGTCGGGCGAGCGGGACTTGCGCGTCACCGACTCCCAGTTGCGGTCGACGATGCCCGCCAGCCAGAGGTCCATCTCCTCCTCGACGAAGTCGATGTCGTCCAGCGGGTCGTGCTCGCCGACCTCGACGGGTTCGCCCTCGGCGTTCGTCGCGCCGCTGGCGTCGACGACGTTGATGATCGCGTCGGCGTTGGTCAGTTCGTCGAGGAACTGGTTGCCTAGGCCCTTCCCCTCGTGCGCGCCGGGGACGAGGCCGGCGACGTCGAGCAGTTCGATCGGGACGTAGCGCTTGCCGTCGCGGCAGCGGTCGTCGCCGCAGCGCTCCTCGCGGTCGAGGCAGGGGCAGTCGGTCCGGGCGTGGCTCACCCCGCGGTTCGCGTCGATGGTGGTGAAGGGGTAGTTCGCCACGTCGACGTCGGCGCGGGTCGCCGCGGTGTAGAACGTGGACTTGCCGGCGTTTGGCTTGCCGGCAAGCGCGACTGAGAGCATACGGACAGTTCCCGGGTCGGCGAAAACTGCCTTTCGGTCCGCCCGCGGGTGTGAACGGTTGTCATTCACTAATGTACACGTTTTGCAATACCGTCAGGCAAGAAACCGGAGGGATTTCGGGCGGATCGGCGGGGACGTTCCCCCGCAATTAGCCGGGAAACACCGGGTGACTGCGGCAGACAGGTTTGCAATTCGAGCGCAATATCGACGAAAGATTTAAGTAGCTATCGGTCCTGAGTACGTACACAGGAAGACGTGGCTTCCGGGCTTCTTCGGGTTTTTCCCCACCGGTAGTCCCCGCCCTCTCACGGTGATACCAATGACAGATACGAGCATCCGAACGACCGAGCAGGGGAGCGTAACTGCTCCCGAACGAACAGAGGAGAAAACCAGCGAGCAGGAGACCGACGAGCAGGAGCGCGTCTGCCCCGAGTGCGGCGGCGACCTCGTCGCCGAGGGCGGCGAGACCATCTGTGCGGAGTGTGGCCTCGTCGTCGAGGAGGACGAGATCGACCGCGGCCCCGAGTGGCGCGCGTTCGACGCCAAGGAGAAAGACGAGAAGTCCCGCGTCGGCGCGCCGACGACGAAGATGATGCACGACGAGGGCCTCTCGACCAACATCGGCTGGCAGGACAAGGACGCCTACGGCAACTCCCTGTCCTCGCGCCAGCGCCAGAAGATGCAGCGCCTGCGCACCTGGAACGAGCGGTTCCGTACGCGTGACTCCCAGGAGCGCAACCTCAAGCAGGCGCTCGGCGAGATCGACCGGATGGCGTCGGCGCTCGGCCTGCCCGAGAACGTCCGGGAGACCGCCAGCGTCATCTACCGCCGCGCGCTCGAGGAGGACCTGCTGCCGGGTCGCTCCATCGAGGGCGTCGCAACCAGTTCGCTGTACGCCGCCGCCCGACAGGCCGGCACGCCGCGCAGCATCGACGAGGTGGCGAACGTCAGCCGGATCGGCGACCAGGAGTTCAAGCGGACGTACCGCTACATCGTCCGCGAACTGGGCCTCGAGGTCCAGCCCGCCGACCCCGAGAGCTACGTCGGGCGCTTCGCCAGCGACCTCGACATCTCGGACGAGGCCGAGCACCGCGCCCGCGAACTGCTGAAGAACGCGAAGGAGGAGGGCGTCCACAGCGGGAAGTCGCCGGTCGGCCTCGCGGCCGCCGCCGTCTACGCCGCCCCGCTGCTCACCAACGAGCAGATCACCCAGCGCGAGGTCAGCGAGGTGGCCGACATCAGCGAGGTCACCATCCGCAACCGCTACAAGGAGCTGCTGGAGGCCGAGGGCGCTATCGCCCCGGCCTGATGACGGTCGCGCCGCTCGCGTCGCTCCTTCTCTGAGGCCGTCCCGCCGTCGAACGCGTCCGCTGCCAGCGGTGGCTATCGGTATCGGTCGGAAGCCGCGTCGCCGTCCGCGCGGTTACTCGACCTCGCGGCCGTCGGGGTGGAACATCCGGATCTCGCCGCTGGCGCGCATCGTCCCGTCGACGGCCGCGCCGTCGGCGAGTTCCAGCGAGCCACAGGAGACGTCGCCGAGCACCTCGGCGTCGGGCGCGAGTTCGACCTGCCCGTCACGGGTGGTCACGTCGCCGTGGATCCGCGTGCCCTGGCCGACGTGGATGTCGCCGCGGGCGCGCAGGCTGCCGAACACGTTGTTGTCCTCGCCGACCGTGATCGCCTCGGCGCGGATGTTGCCGTGGATCCGGCAGTCGTCGCCGATCGTCGCGGGCGTCGAGACGCGCCAGGCGTCGTCGCCGACGGTCGCGGAGCCGGGGATCACCAGCGGATCGTGCTCGGGGTCGTCGTCGTCGAACACCTCGCCGACGAGTTCCTGTGCGGCCTCGTCCTCGCCGATCCGCAGTAGCTGCGAGAGGTAGACGAAGAGGAAGACGATCGTCGGCATCGGGTTCCGGATGACGATCCAGCCGTTGGCCTCGAACCCCTCCTCTATCTCCACGTCGTCGCCGATGTCCAGGTCGCCGCTGACCATCAGCCGGCCGCCGACGTGGACGCGCTCGCCGAGGTAGGCGTCCTCGCCGACGAGGACGTTGCCGGCGACGTCACACCACATGTCAAGCCGGCAATCGCCCTCCGCCTCGATGTCGCCGCCGAACTCGACGCCCTCGCCCGCGAGGACGTTCCGGCCCCGGACGCCGAACTCGACGGTGCTGCGGCTCCCGACGACCACGTCGCCGTCGGTCACGAGGTCGTGTTCCTCGACGGTGGTCCCGTCCGGGATGGCGAGTTCGTCGAGGGGGGAGCTGTTGAACGGCACGGGGTACACTCGCCGTCGGGCGATAATAAAGCCCCCGTCGGCGTCAGACGGGCGTCAGACGCGGCGGCCGCGAACCGCTCGGCGACCCCGTCTCGCGGGGTTTTTATTCGCGAGCGGTGTATCCGACGCCATGACTACGCTCTCCTTCGACGAGTCCGGCGTCGACGTGGTGTACCAGGGCACCGAGTTCCGCCTGGAGAAGGCGCTGATAGAGGAGGCGGTCGGGAAGGAGTACCGCGACACGACCGACCACGAGGTGTTGCAGATGGTCGAGAAGAACCCGGACCTCAACGGCGAACCCCGGCGCGTCGACGACATCCTCCGGTAGGCGTCGGCGGTCGGCACCGCCCGCCTGCCTACAGCGACGTCGGGTCGAACCGGCGGTTGTGCCCGTCCCACTCGTCGCCACCCTCGCCCCGCGTGTCGAGGTACACCTCCAGCCCGTTGCCGTCGGGGTCGTCGAAGTAGATCGCCTTGCTGATCCCGTGGTCGACCGGCGAGACGTCGACGCCCCGCTCGCGGAGGCGCTCGTACGTCGCCCGGAGCGCCGCGGGCGTCGGCACCTCGAACGCCGCGTGGTACAGTCCGACGCCCGGGCCGGGTGCCGGTGCGTCCTCGCCGACCGCCTGGAGCGCGACGTCGTGGTGGCGCTCGCCCCACGAGAGAAAGGCGAAGCGGTCGTACCGTTCCTCGACGTCGAGGCCGAGCGCGTCGGTGTAAAAGGACAGCGCCCGCTCGACGTCCCGGACCTTCAGGTGGACGTGCCCGACGCGGTCGGGCCGCGGTTCGCTCATGCTGGCGATCCGGCGTTCTTGGTGAAAAGTCGACTGGCCGCGGTCGGACCGGCCGCGGCCGGTGGCCGGTGACGCGACCCCTACGGGTCGTACCGGTCGGCCGCCGACTCGAAGCCAAGTTCGTCCTGCTCGCGGCTCCGCCGCTGTTCCGCGGCCGCGACCGCCTCGGGGTCCGGTGCGGCGTCGTCGGTGATCCGCGCCCACGAGTCGTGGACCTTCGCGTGACACCAGCGACAGAGGTACACCGTGATCTCGTGGGAGAGGTTCTCGCCGGTGCCCGCGTAGGAGAGGTGGTGTTCCTCCAGCAGCGGGCGCTCGTCGGAGTGGGCCATCCGCCGCTCGGCGAGGCCACAGCGGACGCACTCGCGGTCGCGGTTGCGCGAACGGAAGTGCGGGCAGTCGGCCCACTCCGGGTCGCCGTCCGCGTCGTCGGCAAACCCCGCCGAGTCGGTTCCGACGGCGACGACCGGACACGCGAAGTCGTCGGCGCGGCGCTCCCGGGCGAACTCCCGGTCCTGCTCCGGGTGCTCGAACGCGAACCGGCAGCGCCCGTCGTCGGTGAGGTGGTCGCAGACCCCCGCGTGCTCGTACGGGTCGTCGACGCCGACGGTCGTGCCCTGTGGCGTCTTCTCCATGGGCGGGGATCGGCGTCGACGGGTTTCAATCGCTCGCCTCCGGCACCGCCCGGGTCCGTCCCCGAGTCGGCCCGCGCGGCCGGCGGCCGCACCGGAGGGCAAGCCATTTGCCGCCGCCGCGCCACCGCTCGGTCGTGCGACTGGTCCACGAACCCGCCGACGCCGAGGAAGCCCGGGACGCCGGCGACGGGGCGCGAACGCTCGCCAGCGACGTGGAGCGGGCCGACTCGTGGCTGGCCCGGGCGCGCGGCCTGATGTTCCGACGGGAGGTGCCCGAGGACTACGCGCTGTACTTCCCGTTCGGGGCGACGAAGCGCCGCGGCATCCACACCGCGTTCGTCCGGGTCCCCATCGACGTGGTGTGGCTGGCAAACGGGACGGTGACCCGCGTCGAGACGCTCGCCCCCTGGCGGAGCGTCGCGACCGCCGAGGCCGACGCCGTGGTCGAACTGGCGGCCGGGGGCGCGGCGGGCGTAAGCGCCGGTGACGCGGTCCGACTCGCGGACTGAGCGGGCCGACAGCAATATCTGTCACAAAGGACGGTTTATACCGGCGTGGCTCGTAACGACCAACTGGTTACTCATGACCGGTGGCCGATTTATTCGGGGTTCCTCCCGAATCAACTAATCTCACTGACGGTGCCGACGTACAGCTTCTCGACACGACGCTCCGGGACGGCGAACAGGCCCCGGGTATCTCGCTGACTCCCGAGGAGAAAGCGGAGATAGCCGCGGCGCTGGACCGGGCGGACGTCTCGACCATCGAGGCCGGGAGCGCCTGCACGGGCGAGGGCGAGCGCCGGACGATCCGGCGCGTCACGGACCTCGACCTGGACGCCCGGATCACCAGCTTCGCGCGGGGCGTCCGCAACGACATCGACCTGGCGATAGACTGCGGCGTCGACGGCGTGAACCTCGTCGTCCCCGCCAGCGACCGCCACGTCGAGACGAAGATAGACACCACCCGCGACGAGGTGGTCCGGGACGCCGTGGAACTCGTCGAGTACGCCACGGACCACGGCCTCTGGGTCGAGGTGATCGGGGAGGACGGCTCCCGGGCCGACCTGGACTTCCTCGAACGCCTCATGGCGGCGGTGCTCGACGCCGGCGCGGACCGCGTCTGCTTCGCGGACACGGTCGGCCACGCGGGGCCGGAGCGCTGCGTCGAGGCCGTCTCCCGGCTCGCCGAACTCGGGCCGGTCAGCGCCCACACTCACGACGACCTCGGCATGGGCGTGACGAACGCGCTCGCCAGCGTCGCCGCCGGAGCCGACCTCGTCCACGCGACGGTCAACGGGCTCGGCGAGCGCGCCGGCAACGTCGCGCTGGAGGAGGTCGCCATCGCGCTCGACCACGCATACGGCGTGGAGACGGTCGACACCACCCAGCTGTACGAGCTGGGTCAGACGGTCGCCCGGACGACGGGCGTCCAGACCGCGCCGAACAAGGCCGTCACCGGCGACAACGCCTTCACCCACGAGAGCGGCATCCACACGGACGGGACGCTCAAGGACGAGGCGATGTACGAGCCGTACCCGCCCGAGAAGGTGGGCCGCGAGCGCCGGATCGTGCTCGGCAAGCACACCGGCCGGGCCGGCGCGCGGGCCGCCCTGGCGGAGCACGGCCTCGACGTGAGCGACGAGGACCTCACGGAGGTCGTCGAGCGCGTCAAGACCATCGCCGACCGCGGCAAGCGCGTCACCGACGCGGACCTGCTCGCCATCGCCGAGGAGGTGACCGGCCGCGACCGCGAGCGCCGGGTCGAACTGAAGGACCTCACCGCGGCCAGCGGCGGCGGCACGCCGACCGCGAGCGTCCGCCTCGAAGTCGACGGCGAGGAGCGCGTCGCCAGCGGCACCGGTTCCGGGCCGGTCGACGCCGCCGTCACCGCGATGCGCGAGGCGCTTGGCGCGGCGGCCGACGCCACGCTGGAGTCGTACCACGTCGACGCGATCACCGGCGGCACGGACGCCGTCGTCACCGTCGAGGTGGAGATGACCCGCGGCGACCACAGCGTCGCGGTCGCCGCCAGCGACGCCGACATCACGAGCGCCAGCGTCCAGGCGATGGTCGACGCGGTCGACCGCCTGCTGACGCTGCCCGGCGCGGACGAGCGGCCGGCGCTGGCCGACGACTGACGCCGACCGCGGCGGGCCGCGCCGTTAGCTGACCCGTTTTCTCACGGCGCGGACGCCCCTGCGACCGATCTGTGCCGCGCCGACCACGGCGAAGACGGCCGTCCCGACGACGACGCCCGCGAAGACGCCGGGCAGCGCCGGGAGCGGCGTGAACTGGGCGGCGACGTGGAGGACGACGGCGACGAGCCACAGGGCGTACATGGCGACGGCGAACCGGCGGAGGCGGACGCGCATGCCGGGACGGTCGGCGCGGGGGCGAATAGGCGTGGCGGCTCGCAGCGGGTCACGGAGCGGTCGCCACCCCGGCACAGCCCCGCGCCCCCGAGCCAAGCTTTTCAAGTAGTTCAACCCAGTACTGTGGCACAACTGATGAGCGAGGATTTCTACGACGTTCTCGGCGTGAGTTCGGACGCGTCCGAGGAGGAGATACAGCGGGCCTACCGGGAGATGGCGAGCGAGTACCATCCGGACGTCAGCGACGACCCGGACGCCGAGGAGAAGTTCAAGAAAGCGAAGAAAGCCAAGGAGGTGCTGACCGACGAGGAGAAGCGCCGGGCCTACGACCGCATGGGCCACGAGCGGTTCGAACAGGCCGAGAAGCGCGGCGGGTTCGACGGCGGCCGCGGCGGCGCCGGCGGGGCCGGCGGCGACCCGTTCGGCGGCGGCGGGCCGTTCGGCGGCGGGGGCGGCGGGATGGGCGACATCTTCGAGCAGTTCTTCGGCGGCGGGGCCAGCGGCGGTCGCAACCGCGCCCGCCAGGGGTCGGACCTGCGGACGCGAGTCCGGATCGACTTAGAGGAGGCGTACGAGGGCTCGGAGAAGAGCGTCACCGTGCGCCGGCCCGAGCGCTGCGAGGCGTGCGACGGCGCGGGCCACCCGCCGGACACCGACGCCCGGACCTGCCCCGAGTGCAACGGCCGCGGGCAGACGCGACAGGTCCAGCAGACGCCGCTGGGCCGGGTCCAGCAGACGGGCACCTGTCGCCGCTGCGAGGGCGAGGGCGAACTGTACGAGGAGACCTGTAGCGACTGCGGCGGCCAGGGACAGGTGCGCCGGGAGGCGACGCTCTCGGTGGATATCCCGGCCGGGATCCAGGACGGCCAGACCCTCCGGATGGAGGGCGAGGGCGCGCCGGGCGAGAACGGCGGCCCCAACGGCGACCTGCTCATCGAGGTGTCGGTCGCGGACCACCCCGAGTTCGAGCGCGACGGCGACGACCTTCACCACCGCCACGCCATCAGCTTCCCGCAGGCGACGTTCGGCGACACCATCGAGGTGCCGACGATGGACGGCCCGGTCGAACTCGACGTGCCCGCCGGCACCCAGAGCGGCGAGACGTTCCGCCTGCAGGGCAAGGGGATGCCCCGCCTCCGCCGGCGCGGGCACGGCGACCTCCACGTCACGGTGCAGGTCGTCACCCCCGAGAGCCTGAACGAGGAACAGCGCGAGGCCCTGGAGGCGTTCGCCGAGGCCGGCGGCGAGGAGATAGAGGTCGACAAGGGCTTCTTCGAGAAGATAAAGAGTTCGCTGTGACCGGCGACGGCGTCCCGGCGGGCTTTTTCCGGCGGGGGCCGAAGCGTCGGGCATGGAGACGGTAGACGACCTCCTCGCTCGCGACCGGCGGAGCGAGGCGACGGCGCTCTCGGTCGCCGACGGGGCGACGTACGACTACCACCGCTTCCTGACGACGGCCTGGAAGACGGGGAACTTCCTGCGGCACCAGGG
Proteins encoded:
- a CDS encoding NADPH-dependent FMN reductase is translated as MERDTHVVAICGSRRDESRTRVALRAALDAAAGTGATTELVDLREYDLPPLDPDAPTPADAEALARIVADADAVLLGTPNYHGSYAGHLKNALDHLGRDEFGGKLVGLLEVAGGSYPKPALAHLRAVCRTLNAWTHPLEVGIPNASSTVGTDGIDDDGVADRVRELGRELAEYAGVEEYPELAARQGSPIAGAPGE
- a CDS encoding redox-regulated ATPase YchF, whose product is MLSVALAGKPNAGKSTFYTAATRADVDVANYPFTTIDANRGVSHARTDCPCLDREERCGDDRCRDGKRYVPIELLDVAGLVPGAHEGKGLGNQFLDELTNADAIINVVDASGATNAEGEPVEVGEHDPLDDIDFVEEEMDLWLAGIVDRNWESVTRKSRSPDFDIDEALAEMLTGFGATEADVAASLRSLEYPEDPQQWTDEHREELARDVRRRTKPIVVAANKIDVAPEENVERLLDLDKPVIPTTAEGELALRNAADAGVVDYDPGDPDFEIVGDVSDQQRDALTGLRGTMAEHGGTGVQAALDEAVYGLLDRVTAFPVQDASKWTDASGDVLPDAFLLPPGSTPVDLAYAVHSDIGDGYLHAVNGRTDREVGEGYELEEGDVIKIVSTAS
- a CDS encoding transcription initiation factor IIB — encoded protein: MTDTSIRTTEQGSVTAPERTEEKTSEQETDEQERVCPECGGDLVAEGGETICAECGLVVEEDEIDRGPEWRAFDAKEKDEKSRVGAPTTKMMHDEGLSTNIGWQDKDAYGNSLSSRQRQKMQRLRTWNERFRTRDSQERNLKQALGEIDRMASALGLPENVRETASVIYRRALEEDLLPGRSIEGVATSSLYAAARQAGTPRSIDEVANVSRIGDQEFKRTYRYIVRELGLEVQPADPESYVGRFASDLDISDEAEHRARELLKNAKEEGVHSGKSPVGLAAAAVYAAPLLTNEQITQREVSEVADISEVTIRNRYKELLEAEGAIAPA
- a CDS encoding polymer-forming cytoskeletal protein, whose product is MPFNSSPLDELAIPDGTTVEEHDLVTDGDVVVGSRSTVEFGVRGRNVLAGEGVEFGGDIEAEGDCRLDMWCDVAGNVLVGEDAYLGERVHVGGRLMVSGDLDIGDDVEIEEGFEANGWIVIRNPMPTIVFLFVYLSQLLRIGEDEAAQELVGEVFDDDDPEHDPLVIPGSATVGDDAWRVSTPATIGDDCRIHGNIRAEAITVGEDNNVFGSLRARGDIHVGQGTRIHGDVTTRDGQVELAPDAEVLGDVSCGSLELADGAAVDGTMRASGEIRMFHPDGREVE
- a CDS encoding DUF5800 family protein, with translation MTTLSFDESGVDVVYQGTEFRLEKALIEEAVGKEYRDTTDHEVLQMVEKNPDLNGEPRRVDDILR
- a CDS encoding VOC family protein, whose protein sequence is MSEPRPDRVGHVHLKVRDVERALSFYTDALGLDVEERYDRFAFLSWGERHHDVALQAVGEDAPAPGPGVGLYHAAFEVPTPAALRATYERLRERGVDVSPVDHGISKAIYFDDPDGNGLEVYLDTRGEGGDEWDGHNRRFDPTSL
- a CDS encoding DUF7097 family protein, with product MEKTPQGTTVGVDDPYEHAGVCDHLTDDGRCRFAFEHPEQDREFARERRADDFACPVVAVGTDSAGFADDADGDPEWADCPHFRSRNRDRECVRCGLAERRMAHSDERPLLEEHHLSYAGTGENLSHEITVYLCRWCHAKVHDSWARITDDAAPDPEAVAAAEQRRSREQDELGFESAADRYDP
- a CDS encoding DUF192 domain-containing protein, which produces MRLVHEPADAEEARDAGDGARTLASDVERADSWLARARGLMFRREVPEDYALYFPFGATKRRGIHTAFVRVPIDVVWLANGTVTRVETLAPWRSVATAEADAVVELAAGGAAGVSAGDAVRLAD
- a CDS encoding 2-isopropylmalate synthase is translated as MADLFGVPPESTNLTDGADVQLLDTTLRDGEQAPGISLTPEEKAEIAAALDRADVSTIEAGSACTGEGERRTIRRVTDLDLDARITSFARGVRNDIDLAIDCGVDGVNLVVPASDRHVETKIDTTRDEVVRDAVELVEYATDHGLWVEVIGEDGSRADLDFLERLMAAVLDAGADRVCFADTVGHAGPERCVEAVSRLAELGPVSAHTHDDLGMGVTNALASVAAGADLVHATVNGLGERAGNVALEEVAIALDHAYGVETVDTTQLYELGQTVARTTGVQTAPNKAVTGDNAFTHESGIHTDGTLKDEAMYEPYPPEKVGRERRIVLGKHTGRAGARAALAEHGLDVSDEDLTEVVERVKTIADRGKRVTDADLLAIAEEVTGRDRERRVELKDLTAASGGGTPTASVRLEVDGEERVASGTGSGPVDAAVTAMREALGAAADATLESYHVDAITGGTDAVVTVEVEMTRGDHSVAVAASDADITSASVQAMVDAVDRLLTLPGADERPALADD
- the dnaJ gene encoding molecular chaperone DnaJ; translated protein: MSEDFYDVLGVSSDASEEEIQRAYREMASEYHPDVSDDPDAEEKFKKAKKAKEVLTDEEKRRAYDRMGHERFEQAEKRGGFDGGRGGAGGAGGDPFGGGGPFGGGGGGMGDIFEQFFGGGASGGRNRARQGSDLRTRVRIDLEEAYEGSEKSVTVRRPERCEACDGAGHPPDTDARTCPECNGRGQTRQVQQTPLGRVQQTGTCRRCEGEGELYEETCSDCGGQGQVRREATLSVDIPAGIQDGQTLRMEGEGAPGENGGPNGDLLIEVSVADHPEFERDGDDLHHRHAISFPQATFGDTIEVPTMDGPVELDVPAGTQSGETFRLQGKGMPRLRRRGHGDLHVTVQVVTPESLNEEQREALEAFAEAGGEEIEVDKGFFEKIKSSL